The following are encoded together in the Salvia hispanica cultivar TCC Black 2014 chromosome 6, UniMelb_Shisp_WGS_1.0, whole genome shotgun sequence genome:
- the LOC125197325 gene encoding transcription repressor OFP8 codes for MAENSLKIRIRRMLRSCKSKDQISDVVAPSHFSPRFSYALLSPDVVNGRKCPPASPIINNFYDFPRGKRGRRKARYKKRAFDNRFPDCKYVNGLFSSDGEYEDDTWQMPSTVEDSLAVVKRSSDPYTDFRNSMVEMIVEKHIFAASDLENLLRCFLSLNSYHHHNLIVQVFAEIWEAFFSSNHH; via the coding sequence atggCGGAGAACAGCCTGAAAATCCGCATCCGGCGCATGCTCCGATCATGCAAATCCAAAGACCAAATCTCCGACGTGGTTGCGCCGTCTCATTTCTCCCCACGATTCAGCTACGCACTCCTCTCTCCCGACGTCGTCAATGGTCGAAAATGCCCCCCGGCCTCCCCCATCATCAACAACTTCTACGATTTCCCGAGGGGCAAAAGAGGCAGGAGAAAAGCGCGTTACAAAAAGCGGGCTTTCGATAACCGATTTCCCGATTGCAAGTATGTCAACGGGCTGTTTAGCAGCGACGGCGAGTACGAAGACGACACGTGGCAAATGCCATCCACGGTGGAGGACAGCTTGGCGGTGGTGAAGCGCTCCAGCGATCCGTACACCGATTTCAGGAATTCAATGGTGGAGATGATTGTAGAGAAGCATATCTTCGCTGCTTCGGATTTGGAGAATTTGCTGCGctgctttctctctctcaattcaTACCATCACCATAATCTTATTGTTCAGGTCTTTGCTGAGATTTGGGAAGCCTTCTTCTCCTCTAATCATCATTAA